One genomic region from Rhodoligotrophos appendicifer encodes:
- the aroB gene encoding 3-dehydroquinate synthase: MNAEAETGLVSPTEVVGVELGRRRYDIHIGSHLLERAGELVEPILARPRTAIVTDETVAELHLRRLQEGLSARGIEAKAIVLPAGERSKSFATLEVLCDGLLQAGIERRDHVIALGGGVMGDLVGFAAAILRRGVRFIQIPTTLLAQVDSSVGGKTGINAKAGKNLIGAFHQPDLVIADTSLLDTLPPRQFRAGYAEVVKYGLLGDRGFYDWLDAHLENIVNQDGADRLHAIATCCRAKAEIVVEDEFETGRRALLNLGHTFGHALEAATGYSDRLIHGEAVAIGTAQAFRFSERLGLCAGGTALRVETHLRRAGLPIDVSAIPGDLPGAGELVEIMRQDKKAIAGKLTFILVRGIGEAFVSRDVDEGDVRRFLEEELAGRQSARG; encoded by the coding sequence ATGAACGCCGAAGCAGAGACGGGTCTCGTTTCGCCGACTGAGGTCGTCGGCGTCGAATTGGGCCGGCGTCGCTATGACATCCATATAGGATCCCACCTCCTGGAACGCGCCGGCGAACTGGTGGAGCCGATTCTCGCCCGTCCGCGGACTGCGATCGTGACGGACGAGACTGTGGCGGAGCTGCACCTTCGGCGCCTGCAGGAGGGGCTCAGCGCCCGTGGCATCGAGGCGAAGGCGATCGTCCTGCCGGCGGGAGAACGAAGCAAGAGCTTCGCCACCCTGGAGGTGCTGTGCGACGGACTGCTCCAGGCCGGGATCGAACGGCGGGACCATGTGATCGCCCTAGGCGGCGGCGTGATGGGCGATCTGGTCGGCTTCGCCGCGGCGATCCTGAGGCGGGGCGTGCGGTTCATTCAGATACCGACGACGCTCCTGGCGCAGGTCGATTCATCCGTTGGGGGCAAGACCGGCATCAACGCCAAAGCGGGCAAAAACCTCATCGGAGCATTTCATCAGCCGGATCTGGTCATCGCCGATACCAGCCTGCTTGACACCCTCCCGCCTCGTCAGTTTCGGGCAGGCTATGCGGAAGTCGTGAAATACGGTCTGCTCGGCGATCGCGGCTTCTATGATTGGCTCGATGCGCACCTGGAGAATATCGTCAATCAGGATGGAGCCGATCGCCTCCACGCCATTGCAACATGCTGCCGGGCGAAAGCGGAAATCGTGGTGGAGGATGAGTTTGAGACGGGACGTCGTGCCCTTCTGAACCTGGGCCACACCTTTGGCCACGCCCTGGAGGCGGCAACGGGCTATTCCGACCGGTTGATCCATGGTGAAGCGGTGGCAATCGGCACGGCCCAGGCCTTTCGCTTCTCGGAACGTCTGGGGCTCTGTGCAGGAGGAACGGCACTTCGCGTTGAAACGCATCTGCGAAGGGCGGGCCTCCCGATCGACGTTTCTGCGATTCCTGGTGATTTGCCGGGGGCAGGAGAGCTTGTTGAGATCATGCGCCAGGACAAGAAGGCGATCGCGGGAAAGCTCACCTTCATCCTCGTCCGTGGCATCGGTGAGGCTTTTGTCAGCCGCGACGTCGATGAAGGCGATGTGAGACGTTTTCTGGAGGAGGAATTGGCGGGGCGCCAATCAGCGAGAGGGTGA
- a CDS encoding BolA family protein — translation MTATGRVAASIREKLTREFGPNQLEILDESDLHAGHQGHRPGGETHFRVSIVSDAFVGKRPIERHRMVNRALSEELRDRVHALAITARVPGEE, via the coding sequence ATGACGGCAACCGGCCGAGTGGCAGCATCGATCAGAGAGAAACTGACGCGGGAGTTCGGTCCGAATCAGCTGGAAATCCTGGACGAATCGGATCTGCACGCTGGACATCAGGGCCATCGTCCGGGAGGCGAAACTCACTTTCGGGTTTCAATCGTCTCAGATGCCTTCGTCGGCAAGCGGCCGATCGAGCGGCATCGCATGGTCAATCGCGCTCTGTCCGAAGAGTTGCGAGACCGGGTACACGCTTTGGCGATTACCGCACGCGTCCCCGGGGAGGAATGA
- a CDS encoding J domain-containing protein, translated as MKLDSKYFDRIRVKPNKDRTAQANGPRCEWPDCGAPATHPAPKGRGKDGEYHQFCFDHVREYNSSYNYFKGMRDNEFIDYQRDALHGHRPTWKIGSNPWSSQKAEQRARRAGGFRYNQEFYDPHEVFGSGAAYTADPSRPTRQVRNAERKALDVMGLDENVTAEEVKAQFKLLVKRHHPDANGGSREGEDKLRAVINAYNYLKSAGFC; from the coding sequence ATGAAACTCGACTCGAAATATTTTGATCGCATTCGCGTAAAGCCGAACAAGGACCGCACCGCGCAGGCCAATGGGCCGCGTTGCGAATGGCCTGACTGTGGAGCTCCCGCGACCCATCCCGCCCCCAAGGGGCGCGGCAAGGATGGCGAGTACCATCAGTTCTGCTTTGACCATGTGCGGGAATACAATTCCTCCTATAATTATTTCAAAGGCATGCGCGACAACGAATTCATCGATTATCAGCGTGACGCCTTGCATGGCCACCGGCCCACTTGGAAGATCGGGTCCAACCCCTGGTCTTCACAGAAGGCCGAGCAGAGAGCCCGCCGTGCCGGCGGCTTTCGCTATAATCAGGAATTCTATGATCCCCATGAGGTGTTCGGCAGCGGCGCCGCCTACACGGCGGATCCTTCGCGCCCGACGCGTCAGGTCCGCAACGCCGAGCGGAAGGCTCTCGACGTGATGGGATTGGACGAGAATGTCACGGCCGAAGAGGTCAAGGCGCAGTTCAAATTGTTGGTGAAACGCCATCATCCGGACGCCAATGGCGGGAGTCGGGAGGGCGAGGACAAGCTTAGGGCGGTGATTAATGCCTACAACTATCTCAAATCTGCAGGATTTTGCTGA
- the cobS gene encoding cobaltochelatase subunit CobS, producing MNPQVNGEVAGTPDMKVSVRQVFGLDSDLEVPAFSQTSEHVPDLDEDYLFNRETTLAILAGFAHNRRVMITGYHGTGKSTHIEQVAARLNWPCVRVNLDSHISRIDLVGKDAIVLREGKQVTEFREGILPWALQTNTALVFDEYDAGRPDVMFVIQRVLEVSGKLTLLDQNRVIRPHPSFRLFSTANTVGLGDTSGLYHGTQQINQGQMDRWSIVTTLNYLPLEQENSIVLSKCKSLDNPQGRKVVTDMVRLADMTRSAFMNGDLSTVMSPRTVITWAENTEIFRDRGFAFRVTFLNKCDELERGLVAEFYQRCFGEELPESTAHVGLS from the coding sequence ATGAACCCTCAGGTAAATGGGGAAGTGGCCGGCACGCCAGACATGAAGGTTTCTGTCCGTCAGGTCTTTGGCTTGGACAGCGACTTGGAAGTGCCAGCCTTCTCACAGACCAGCGAGCATGTGCCTGATCTGGACGAGGACTACTTGTTCAATCGCGAGACCACGCTCGCGATCCTCGCCGGCTTTGCGCACAATCGTCGTGTGATGATTACGGGCTACCATGGGACGGGAAAATCCACCCATATCGAGCAGGTGGCGGCGCGGCTGAACTGGCCTTGCGTCCGCGTCAACCTCGACAGCCACATCAGCCGAATCGATCTTGTCGGGAAGGACGCCATCGTTCTGCGCGAGGGCAAGCAGGTGACGGAGTTCCGCGAGGGCATCCTGCCCTGGGCGCTGCAGACCAACACCGCTCTTGTCTTCGACGAGTATGATGCCGGCCGTCCGGACGTCATGTTCGTCATTCAGCGCGTGCTGGAAGTCTCCGGCAAGCTCACGCTTTTGGACCAAAACCGGGTGATCCGTCCGCATCCTTCGTTCCGGCTGTTCTCGACGGCGAATACCGTCGGTCTGGGCGATACATCGGGACTTTACCACGGCACCCAGCAGATCAATCAGGGCCAGATGGACCGCTGGAGCATCGTCACCACCTTGAACTACCTGCCGCTGGAGCAGGAGAATTCGATCGTGCTGTCGAAATGCAAGAGCCTGGACAATCCGCAGGGCCGTAAAGTTGTGACGGATATGGTGCGCCTGGCCGACATGACCCGCTCAGCCTTCATGAACGGTGATCTCTCAACCGTCATGAGCCCGCGCACGGTGATCACCTGGGCAGAGAACACCGAGATATTCCGTGATCGGGGCTTTGCCTTCCGGGTGACCTTCTTGAACAAATGCGACGAGCTCGAGCGCGGCTTGGTGGCTGAGTTCTACCAGCGATGCTTCGGCGAGGAGCTGCCGGAATCGACCGCGCATGTGGGACTCTCTTGA
- the cobT gene encoding cobaltochelatase subunit CobT, producing the protein MATDKEAPSAPFKRALSLAMRTIAHEPELQVTFGGEAPGLSGTRARLPQVDHDLDPANVAVTRGVADSFALRLANHNNDVHSRYRPEGRNARAVFEAVEQARVEAIGARDMRGMADNLTAMLDDRYQRRSVSQVRDRKEAPLDEAVGLLVRERLTGAEPPDNARLLVDLWRPWIEEKAGARLDGLTNALTDQTAFARLTRDIIASLDMADELGQDPDEGEENSEDGETAEGSEPDQGQESDGEESEDSQSDDVQDAQGELESSDQQTTDADVEEVPEDGESEEAPDGSEPWRPQLPFSSANNEDFYKVFTPAFDEEIAAEDLCDADELQRLRNYLDKQLAHLQGVVARLANRLQRRLLAKQNRSWDFDLEEGILDAARLSRVMTDPMHPLSFKMEQDTNFRDTVVTLLLDNSGSMRGRPITVAATCADILARTLERCGVKVEILGFTTRAWKGGQARERWLASGKPAVPGRLNDLRHIIYKSADMPWRRARRNLGLMMREGLLKENIDGEALIWAHNRLLGRREQRRILMVISDGAPVDDSTLSVNPGNYLERHLRQVINDIETRSPVELIAIGIGHDVTRYYRRAVTIVDAEELGGAMTDKLAELFDDDAPLPQGRSMRPRRKKVA; encoded by the coding sequence ATGGCTACGGACAAGGAAGCACCCTCCGCCCCGTTTAAGCGCGCCCTCTCTCTGGCGATGCGAACCATTGCCCACGAGCCGGAACTCCAGGTCACCTTCGGTGGCGAGGCGCCGGGTCTTTCGGGCACGCGGGCTCGGCTTCCCCAAGTCGACCATGACCTCGATCCGGCCAATGTCGCGGTGACGCGTGGCGTTGCGGATTCATTTGCCTTGCGCCTCGCCAACCACAACAACGATGTCCACAGCCGCTATCGTCCCGAAGGACGCAATGCCCGTGCCGTGTTCGAGGCCGTGGAGCAGGCGCGCGTCGAGGCGATCGGAGCGCGGGACATGCGCGGCATGGCGGATAACCTCACCGCCATGCTGGATGACCGGTACCAGAGACGATCGGTCTCCCAGGTGCGCGACCGCAAGGAAGCACCCCTCGACGAAGCCGTGGGGCTCCTTGTGCGGGAGAGGCTCACAGGGGCCGAACCGCCCGACAATGCGCGTCTGCTGGTCGATCTCTGGCGCCCCTGGATCGAGGAGAAGGCGGGTGCGCGCCTTGATGGCCTCACCAATGCGCTGACCGATCAGACGGCCTTCGCGCGCCTGACCCGAGATATCATCGCTTCACTCGATATGGCCGACGAGCTCGGGCAGGATCCGGATGAGGGCGAGGAAAATTCCGAGGATGGAGAGACGGCCGAAGGCAGCGAGCCTGACCAGGGCCAGGAGAGTGACGGCGAGGAGTCGGAGGACTCCCAGAGTGACGATGTCCAGGACGCCCAGGGCGAGCTTGAGAGCAGTGATCAGCAGACGACCGACGCGGATGTCGAGGAGGTCCCGGAAGACGGTGAATCCGAAGAAGCTCCCGACGGCAGCGAGCCTTGGCGTCCTCAACTCCCCTTCTCCAGCGCGAACAACGAGGACTTCTACAAAGTCTTCACTCCGGCTTTCGACGAGGAAATAGCAGCGGAAGACCTGTGCGACGCCGACGAGCTCCAAAGGCTGCGCAACTATCTGGACAAGCAGCTGGCGCACCTCCAGGGCGTGGTCGCACGCTTGGCGAATCGACTGCAGCGTCGTCTCCTCGCCAAGCAGAACCGCTCCTGGGACTTTGACTTGGAGGAAGGCATTCTGGACGCTGCGCGCCTGTCGCGCGTGATGACCGATCCCATGCACCCCTTGTCGTTCAAGATGGAGCAGGACACGAATTTCCGTGACACGGTGGTGACGCTGCTGTTGGACAATTCCGGGTCCATGCGCGGCCGCCCGATCACGGTGGCGGCGACCTGCGCGGATATATTGGCGCGCACGTTGGAGCGGTGCGGCGTGAAGGTCGAGATCCTGGGCTTCACCACCCGGGCCTGGAAGGGCGGTCAGGCCCGCGAGCGGTGGCTCGCCTCGGGCAAGCCGGCAGTGCCGGGGCGACTGAACGATCTCCGACACATCATCTACAAATCGGCCGACATGCCCTGGCGTCGCGCCCGCCGTAACCTCGGCCTGATGATGCGCGAAGGGCTGCTGAAGGAGAACATCGACGGCGAAGCGCTGATCTGGGCGCATAACCGCTTGCTCGGCCGACGGGAGCAGCGACGCATCCTGATGGTGATCTCAGACGGCGCTCCGGTCGATGATTCCACCTTGTCGGTCAATCCGGGCAACTACCTGGAGCGGCACCTCCGGCAGGTCATCAACGACATCGAGACGCGTTCGCCGGTGGAGCTGATCGCCATCGGCATCGGCCATGACGTCACCCGCTACTATCGCCGGGCTGTGACCATCGTCGATGCCGAGGAGCTCGGAGGAGCCATGACGGACAAGTTGGCCGAGCTGTTCGATGACGACGCTCCCTTACCCCAGGGGCGTTCGATGCGGCCACGCAGGAAAAAAGTCGCGTGA
- a CDS encoding esterase-like activity of phytase family protein translates to MRRLLGSFLLVGLLLVSLNAHWASGQETAPGPIALSFRPIDFVVGAPEETRFGKLEWRGGLQISSTDPRFGGFSSLAVSSDGDRLLSTSDQGWWLKLGLKYDAGGKLAGVENGEMAAILDKDGNPYQRKYERDTEAMTPLSDKGIDGPVAVGFESKVRIDRYDIGAEGFAARPQPVDVTIPKMMKNGPGNAQLEAMARFPSGKMADKLVAISEANLDKAGNIRAWLLDKRKSVAFAVERLETFKITDVAVLPNQDLVTVERDFSATERRLRMAIRRFSSSDIAEGKTIKGEILMKAEWPRTSIDNMEALATYRSADGEQRLLVMSDDNYNGFLQRTLLLQFALKD, encoded by the coding sequence ATGCGCCGCCTGCTCGGGTCGTTTCTGCTCGTCGGACTTCTTCTGGTCTCTCTGAACGCACATTGGGCCTCCGGGCAGGAAACTGCCCCAGGTCCTATTGCCCTCAGTTTCAGGCCCATCGATTTCGTGGTGGGTGCCCCCGAGGAGACTCGTTTCGGCAAGCTGGAATGGCGTGGCGGTCTGCAGATCAGCAGCACTGATCCCCGCTTTGGCGGCTTTTCAAGTCTGGCCGTCTCAAGCGACGGCGACCGGCTCCTGTCCACCAGCGACCAGGGTTGGTGGCTGAAGCTCGGCCTGAAATATGATGCTGGAGGCAAGCTCGCCGGCGTTGAGAATGGCGAAATGGCCGCCATTTTGGACAAGGATGGCAACCCCTATCAACGTAAATATGAACGTGATACCGAAGCGATGACCCCCTTGTCCGACAAGGGCATTGATGGGCCCGTCGCAGTTGGTTTTGAAAGCAAGGTGCGTATCGATCGCTACGACATCGGCGCCGAAGGCTTTGCCGCTCGACCGCAGCCGGTCGATGTGACGATCCCGAAGATGATGAAGAACGGTCCGGGCAATGCCCAGCTGGAGGCGATGGCCCGCTTCCCCTCGGGAAAAATGGCCGACAAGCTGGTCGCCATCAGTGAGGCCAATCTCGACAAGGCCGGCAATATTAGAGCCTGGCTGTTGGACAAGCGGAAGTCTGTCGCCTTTGCGGTCGAGAGGCTCGAGACTTTCAAGATCACCGACGTGGCCGTGCTGCCGAACCAGGATCTGGTCACGGTCGAGCGGGATTTTTCGGCCACCGAGCGACGCCTCCGGATGGCCATCCGGCGCTTCTCCTCGTCTGATATCGCAGAGGGAAAGACGATCAAGGGCGAGATTCTGATGAAGGCGGAGTGGCCCCGCACCAGCATCGACAATATGGAGGCACTCGCCACCTATCGATCAGCCGATGGCGAGCAGCGCCTTCTCGTTATGTCGGATGACAACTACAATGGATTCCTGCAGCGAACGCTTCTTCTGCAGTTTGCTCTCAAAGATTGA
- a CDS encoding queuosine precursor transporter yields MAALRQSATQLIVPVAAMVAVVAASNVLVQYPFTPFGLGELLTWGAFTYPLSFFVTELTNRRFGPERARHVVYVGFGLAVLLSILLATPRIALASGTAFLCAQLLDVLVFNRLRREAWWKPPLVSSVMGSLLDTVIFFSLAFAATGLPLAVYGIGSASLELPIWVGWAFGDLLVKLLVAVILLVPFAALRRLIPPLEAVRTGNA; encoded by the coding sequence ATGGCCGCTTTACGGCAATCCGCGACCCAGCTGATTGTTCCGGTGGCGGCCATGGTCGCCGTCGTCGCCGCCTCCAATGTTCTGGTCCAATACCCGTTCACGCCTTTCGGGCTGGGCGAGCTTCTGACCTGGGGCGCGTTCACCTATCCGCTGAGCTTTTTCGTCACTGAACTGACGAACCGCCGCTTCGGCCCAGAGCGCGCGCGGCATGTGGTCTATGTCGGCTTCGGCCTTGCCGTGCTGCTGTCGATCCTTCTGGCGACGCCGCGGATCGCCCTGGCGTCGGGCACGGCGTTTCTCTGTGCGCAATTGCTGGACGTTCTGGTGTTCAACCGGCTCCGGCGCGAGGCCTGGTGGAAGCCACCGCTGGTTTCATCGGTGATGGGCTCGTTGCTCGATACCGTGATCTTCTTTTCACTTGCGTTCGCAGCGACCGGCCTGCCCCTGGCGGTTTATGGCATCGGCTCCGCAAGCCTTGAACTCCCCATATGGGTCGGATGGGCATTCGGCGACCTGTTGGTGAAGCTGCTCGTCGCCGTCATCCTGCTCGTCCCCTTCGCGGCGCTGCGGCGGTTGATTCCTCCGCTCGAAGCCGTCCGCACCGGCAACGCCTAG
- the rpmB gene encoding 50S ribosomal protein L28 yields the protein MSRRCELTGKGVQSGNNVSHANNKSRRRFLPNLCSVHLMSEQLNQSYRFRVSASALKAVEHRGGLDAFLLKARDLELSLHARRLKRQIKKKTDSAAAATAAATPETAAPAS from the coding sequence ATGTCCCGCCGTTGCGAACTAACCGGGAAAGGCGTGCAGAGTGGCAACAATGTCAGTCACGCCAACAATAAGAGCCGTCGCCGGTTCCTCCCGAATCTGTGCAGCGTTCATCTGATGAGCGAGCAGCTGAACCAGTCCTACCGCTTCCGGGTCAGCGCGAGCGCCTTGAAGGCGGTCGAACACCGTGGCGGACTGGATGCATTCCTGCTGAAGGCTCGCGACCTCGAGCTGTCGCTGCATGCACGCCGGCTGAAGCGTCAGATCAAGAAAAAGACTGACTCTGCGGCTGCGGCCACTGCAGCTGCGACGCCAGAGACTGCTGCCCCAGCATCCTGA
- a CDS encoding DUF3108 domain-containing protein, which produces MKLDRPTAQTGRAFSIAIGGLFLGMLPFVSIATAEPSEKISLRFDVISRNTTVYDIGIDFQLSPTRYTAEATAGTTGVIGFFVDEQMTMSAQGALADATARPAHFIYNEKSGKELGSAKLSWSDARIDVDRSFKIDEDRAQDLDDVVTPALADPLSAVLSATLTASDSPCSGSHRVYNGREVFDLAFSHLGKTTFEGDDGGVYRGPVHKCEVQYLPVAGLSKKKMKRYSANPPTYTIWFAEVPVPALGRDILLPVAARGKIKDTDVKIIARTASIDGRPLNSQSLVSR; this is translated from the coding sequence ATGAAGTTAGACCGCCCCACCGCACAGACCGGACGCGCTTTCAGCATCGCCATCGGCGGCCTGTTCTTGGGTATGCTGCCATTCGTGTCGATCGCCACAGCTGAGCCCTCGGAAAAGATTTCCCTGCGCTTTGACGTGATCTCCCGGAATACCACCGTCTACGATATCGGCATCGACTTCCAATTGTCTCCCACGCGCTACACCGCTGAAGCGACCGCCGGGACCACCGGCGTGATCGGCTTCTTCGTGGATGAACAGATGACCATGTCGGCACAGGGAGCCTTGGCCGACGCCACCGCCCGCCCGGCCCATTTCATCTACAATGAAAAATCGGGCAAGGAACTCGGGAGCGCAAAGCTCTCCTGGAGCGATGCGAGGATCGATGTCGATCGGAGCTTCAAGATCGATGAAGATCGTGCCCAGGACCTGGACGATGTGGTGACGCCCGCACTCGCAGATCCCCTCAGCGCGGTCCTGAGCGCGACGCTGACGGCGTCGGACTCGCCCTGCTCAGGCAGCCACAGGGTTTATAATGGCAGGGAAGTGTTCGACCTCGCTTTTTCCCATCTCGGCAAGACGACCTTCGAGGGGGATGACGGCGGCGTCTATCGAGGGCCAGTTCACAAATGTGAGGTCCAGTATCTTCCGGTTGCAGGGCTGTCCAAGAAGAAGATGAAGCGATACTCGGCCAATCCGCCGACCTACACCATCTGGTTTGCCGAAGTGCCGGTCCCTGCTCTGGGCCGCGACATTTTGCTTCCCGTCGCCGCCAGGGGAAAAATCAAGGACACCGACGTGAAGATCATCGCCCGGACGGCGAGCATCGATGGCCGGCCCCTGAACAGCCAATCTTTGGTCAGTCGGTGA